A single region of the Parasphingorhabdus litoris DSM 22379 genome encodes:
- a CDS encoding DUF4349 domain-containing protein → MRTSFFCVVALCALTACSDGSEYSAEYEAADYVSADSDKAAAPENQFGFFEARARSASEIARDNAKAEVQSSSNTASEAPDDTANSNDIPVSKPQIAYSYEFGYRVSAGEISKVQKQHASYCEEQGPSICRVINLRRSGDEANYAYAMLHLEVAAPKAKGFGTGLTDIVEEAGGYEASTAIEGEDLSKQIVDTEARLRSRELLSERLTELLRTRSGSVQELVRAERAVTEVNEEIDKARSWLAEMRGRITFSKVIVNYESNAPGAGSFTAPIRSAWNNISSMLGSSIGALITILTVTLPWIVLLALVIYLRRRFKGADRTFWGRKIEPPSPTED, encoded by the coding sequence ATGCGAACTTCATTTTTTTGCGTAGTGGCTCTATGCGCTCTGACTGCGTGTAGCGACGGCAGTGAATATTCAGCGGAATATGAGGCCGCCGATTATGTTTCGGCAGACTCAGATAAAGCAGCGGCTCCTGAGAACCAATTTGGCTTTTTTGAGGCGCGCGCGCGTTCAGCTAGCGAAATTGCCCGTGACAATGCAAAAGCTGAGGTACAGTCTTCCAGTAATACTGCATCAGAAGCGCCAGACGACACCGCAAACAGTAATGATATTCCCGTTTCCAAACCGCAAATCGCTTATAGTTACGAATTTGGATATCGCGTTTCTGCGGGAGAGATTTCCAAAGTCCAAAAGCAACATGCCAGCTATTGCGAGGAACAGGGCCCATCTATCTGCCGTGTCATCAACTTAAGGCGCAGCGGTGATGAGGCAAACTACGCCTATGCAATGCTTCACCTCGAAGTCGCAGCGCCCAAGGCCAAGGGGTTCGGCACCGGCCTTACAGATATCGTTGAGGAAGCTGGTGGATATGAAGCCTCTACAGCCATTGAGGGGGAAGACCTGTCCAAGCAGATTGTCGACACTGAAGCGCGTTTGCGTAGCCGGGAGCTGCTTTCCGAACGGTTGACCGAATTGCTTCGCACACGCAGCGGAAGTGTTCAAGAGCTGGTGAGAGCTGAGCGAGCGGTCACAGAAGTCAACGAGGAAATTGACAAAGCCCGCAGCTGGCTTGCCGAAATGCGGGGACGGATTACGTTCAGCAAAGTCATTGTTAACTATGAATCAAACGCGCCCGGTGCGGGTAGCTTCACCGCTCCTATCCGAAGCGCATGGAACAATATTTCAAGTATGTTGGGATCGTCTATCGGCGCACTGATAACAATATTGACGGTCACGCTCCCCTGGATAGTGCTTCTGGCCTTGGTCATCTATTTGCGCCGCCGGTTCAAGGGAGCGGACCGCACATTCTGGGGCCGAAAAATCGAACCTCCGTCA
- the parC gene encoding DNA topoisomerase IV subunit A: MSDVTDPPEAAPEDEFDAIVDAPFDSALSERYLIYAMSTITARSLPDLRDGLKPVHRRLLWAMRLLKLDPSQGYKKCARVVGDVIGKYHPHGDQSVYDAMVRLAQSFAMRYPLVDGQGNFGNIDGDNAAAYRYTEARLTRTAIELMHGLDEGTVDFKPTYNGEDEEPEVMPGLFPNLLANGASGIAVGMATSIPSHNVAEVIDAATLLIERPKAEHAEIMEIIKGPDFATGGTLVDPKSVIDAAYESGRGAMRVRAKWEKEDAEGRGAWQIVVTEIPYQVQKGKLIEQIAQIIADKKLPILADIRDESDDQIRIVLEPKSRAVDPDDLMNALFRMSDLENRFSLNMNVLDKDRTPKVMGIAEVLRHWITHQIEVLVRRSQHRIDKIDARLELLEGYIIAYLNLDRVIEIIRNNDEPKPLLMDEFKLNDRQAEAILNMRLRSLRKLEEMELRTERDKLLEERDGLAKLIESPARQKTRLKKDLAAMRKLYAEDTELGARRTMLEEAAPAREISLEAFIEKEPVTVIMSQRGWIKAMKGHADLSKPESFKFKEGDGPKFAFHAQTTDKLLMCCKNGRFYTIGADKLPGARGFGEPVASMVDMDPGTEPIAMMVADMKAKLLIASSWGRGFVTNIADVVAETKKGRQVVNLKGDAKLLVVRPVPEGADHVAAIGENRKLVVFALSEMPEMAKGQGVMLQRYKDGGLSDATVFKLEEGLSWAMGGDTGRTRTENDLTMWRVARGAAGRLPPTGFPKSGKFD, from the coding sequence ATGAGTGATGTAACCGATCCGCCCGAAGCGGCACCCGAAGATGAATTTGACGCGATAGTCGATGCTCCTTTTGATTCTGCTCTTTCCGAGCGATATCTGATCTATGCGATGTCGACGATCACGGCGCGGTCGCTGCCGGACCTGCGCGATGGGCTAAAGCCCGTGCACCGGCGCCTGCTCTGGGCGATGCGGTTATTGAAGCTCGATCCTTCACAGGGCTATAAGAAATGCGCGCGGGTGGTCGGCGATGTTATCGGTAAATATCACCCGCATGGCGACCAGTCGGTCTATGATGCGATGGTCCGTCTCGCTCAGAGCTTTGCGATGCGCTACCCGCTTGTCGATGGGCAAGGGAATTTCGGCAATATCGATGGCGATAATGCGGCCGCCTATCGCTATACTGAAGCGCGCCTGACACGCACAGCGATTGAGTTGATGCACGGGCTGGACGAAGGCACGGTCGATTTCAAGCCCACCTATAATGGCGAAGATGAAGAGCCGGAAGTCATGCCCGGCCTGTTTCCCAATCTGCTCGCCAATGGTGCGAGCGGGATCGCGGTTGGCATGGCGACCAGCATTCCGTCGCATAATGTAGCCGAAGTTATCGATGCCGCGACCTTGCTGATTGAACGCCCCAAGGCCGAACATGCGGAGATTATGGAGATCATCAAAGGGCCTGATTTTGCAACCGGCGGCACGCTCGTCGATCCGAAATCGGTTATCGACGCAGCTTATGAAAGCGGGCGCGGCGCGATGCGCGTGCGGGCCAAATGGGAGAAAGAAGACGCCGAAGGGCGCGGTGCCTGGCAGATTGTCGTCACCGAAATTCCCTATCAGGTGCAAAAAGGCAAACTGATCGAACAGATTGCCCAGATTATTGCCGACAAGAAACTGCCTATTCTCGCCGATATTCGGGATGAATCCGATGATCAGATCCGCATCGTGCTCGAGCCCAAAAGCCGGGCAGTAGACCCCGATGATCTCATGAACGCCTTGTTCCGGATGAGCGACCTTGAAAATCGCTTCTCGCTCAACATGAACGTGCTCGACAAGGATCGCACGCCCAAGGTCATGGGCATTGCCGAAGTATTGCGGCACTGGATCACCCATCAGATCGAAGTGCTGGTACGCCGTTCGCAGCACCGGATCGACAAGATTGATGCGCGGCTGGAGCTGCTCGAAGGCTATATCATTGCCTATCTCAATCTCGACCGTGTGATCGAGATTATCCGCAATAATGACGAACCAAAGCCACTTTTGATGGATGAGTTCAAGCTTAATGATCGTCAAGCCGAAGCGATCCTCAACATGCGGCTGCGATCCTTGCGCAAGCTCGAGGAAATGGAGCTGCGGACGGAGCGTGACAAGTTGCTCGAAGAACGTGATGGCCTGGCGAAGCTGATCGAAAGCCCGGCGCGCCAGAAGACAAGGCTGAAAAAAGACCTTGCTGCGATGCGTAAACTTTACGCCGAGGACACAGAATTGGGTGCTCGCCGCACCATGCTGGAAGAAGCAGCGCCAGCACGCGAAATTTCCCTCGAAGCCTTTATCGAGAAAGAGCCGGTTACCGTGATCATGTCACAGCGCGGCTGGATCAAGGCGATGAAGGGCCATGCTGATCTGTCCAAACCAGAATCCTTCAAATTCAAAGAAGGCGACGGGCCGAAGTTCGCTTTTCACGCCCAGACAACTGACAAACTGCTCATGTGCTGTAAAAATGGCCGCTTCTACACCATAGGCGCGGACAAATTACCTGGCGCGCGCGGCTTTGGTGAGCCGGTTGCCTCCATGGTCGATATGGATCCGGGAACGGAACCAATTGCGATGATGGTTGCCGACATGAAGGCGAAGCTGCTGATCGCCTCGTCATGGGGCCGCGGCTTTGTCACCAATATCGCCGATGTGGTTGCGGAGACCAAAAAAGGCCGTCAGGTCGTCAACCTGAAAGGCGACGCTAAATTGCTGGTCGTCCGACCGGTGCCCGAAGGTGCGGATCATGTCGCCGCCATTGGAGAGAACCGCAAGCTAGTGGTCTTTGCCCTGTCCGAAATGCCGGAAATGGCCAAGGGTCAAGGCGTCATGCTGCAACGCTATAAAGATGGCGGCCTGTCAGATGCGACCGTGTTCAAACTGGAAGAAGGCCTGAGCTGGGCCATGGGCGGCGATACTGGTCGGACCCGTACCGAAAATGACCTGACCATGTGGCGGGTTGCGCGCGGTGCGGCGGGACGACTTCCGCCTACGGGGTTCCCGAAGAGCGGTAAGTTTGATTAA
- a CDS encoding TetR/AcrR family transcriptional regulator: MTKKIEKSVSSAAAQPAAKGRGRPRKFDTEKVLDRAQHLFHAQGYDRVGIAQLTAEFGMKPPSLYAAFGNKRGLFDAVVERYSAREGQFIAKAIESSSSVREGLRGILISGAEIYSRNRETAGCMVLEGAHRNYENGASDICFEKRCETESHIADFVATEYPDKSKRVANLTMIALAGLSASARTGLSPEALLDFANLSADGLEAFLETKLNQTYRSSGTP; this comes from the coding sequence ATGACTAAAAAAATAGAAAAATCTGTGAGCAGCGCGGCAGCACAACCCGCGGCCAAAGGCCGTGGACGCCCTAGAAAATTTGACACGGAAAAAGTGCTGGACCGCGCCCAGCATCTTTTCCATGCGCAGGGCTACGACCGTGTTGGCATCGCTCAACTGACCGCTGAATTCGGAATGAAACCACCCAGCCTCTATGCGGCCTTTGGTAATAAGCGCGGCCTGTTTGATGCTGTGGTGGAGCGATATTCTGCGCGCGAGGGTCAGTTTATCGCCAAAGCCATCGAAAGCAGCTCATCTGTACGAGAAGGGCTGCGCGGTATATTGATTTCAGGCGCTGAAATTTACAGTCGAAACAGGGAGACTGCCGGTTGCATGGTGCTGGAAGGCGCGCACCGCAATTATGAAAATGGTGCGAGTGACATCTGTTTCGAAAAGCGCTGCGAGACCGAATCTCATATTGCTGACTTTGTCGCCACTGAATATCCTGACAAAAGCAAGCGGGTCGCCAATCTGACAATGATCGCCCTGGCTGGTCTTTCCGCTAGTGCGCGTACCGGCCTGTCGCCAGAGGCACTGTTGGATTTTGCCAATCTGTCAGCCGATGGCCTGGAAGCTTTTCTCGAAACAAAACTTAATCAAACTTACCGCTCTTCGGGAACCCCGTAG
- a CDS encoding nuclear transport factor 2 family protein has protein sequence MEFIPLVVAAATAATQPSGADTATLAAIEATCHDYVDGQLEGDADRVARSLHPDLAKRAVIGNQQYENFGLRRMSKEELVSLTKQGALKTPPDEWDRTCKILDVTGNAASVRLETPWFVDYFHMGNFDGKWLIVNALWYMKK, from the coding sequence ATGGAATTCATTCCTCTTGTTGTCGCAGCAGCCACGGCTGCAACTCAGCCAAGCGGGGCAGATACGGCAACGCTCGCTGCCATTGAAGCGACCTGTCACGATTATGTCGACGGACAACTTGAAGGAGATGCTGATAGGGTAGCGCGGTCGCTGCACCCTGACCTTGCCAAAAGAGCGGTGATTGGAAACCAGCAATATGAAAACTTCGGGTTGCGGCGGATGAGCAAAGAAGAGCTTGTTTCTCTTACTAAGCAGGGCGCGCTCAAAACGCCTCCAGACGAGTGGGACCGCACCTGCAAAATTCTTGATGTAACCGGAAACGCCGCTTCGGTCCGGCTCGAAACGCCGTGGTTTGTCGACTATTTCCACATGGGTAATTTTGACGGAAAATGGCTTATCGTGAATGCCCTATGGTATATGAAAAAATAG
- a CDS encoding SDR family NAD(P)-dependent oxidoreductase: MKINKDMVSFITGGAAGIGLAIAHAFAARGVKIMLADIDEEKLNQAAAELSADGADVETVLCDVADEAQVRAAAKATIDRFGKVHIVVNNAGVALGGVPGEIDMKDWRWIVEINLIGVAHGVEIFTPLIQSHGEGGYFINTASMAGHGAAPGMAPYNATKFAVVGYSEALKQELAPSNIGVSILCPAWVKTNIHRSALTKPTGGGSESDPQFQAMAAVIDGGIDPADVAEWTAQCVEADRLYIFTHPEFAGGIGQRYAMVKADYDACAEFPAFQKKDEV, encoded by the coding sequence ATGAAAATCAACAAAGATATGGTCAGTTTTATAACCGGTGGGGCAGCGGGTATCGGCCTTGCCATCGCACATGCATTTGCGGCCCGAGGGGTCAAGATCATGTTAGCGGATATCGATGAAGAGAAGCTCAATCAGGCCGCCGCAGAGCTTAGCGCGGATGGTGCCGATGTTGAAACGGTCCTGTGCGATGTCGCGGATGAAGCGCAAGTTCGCGCCGCAGCCAAGGCGACAATTGATCGTTTTGGCAAAGTCCATATTGTGGTCAATAATGCCGGCGTTGCCCTAGGCGGCGTTCCTGGCGAAATCGATATGAAAGACTGGCGCTGGATTGTTGAAATCAACCTGATTGGTGTTGCCCATGGTGTGGAGATATTCACACCGCTGATCCAGAGCCATGGCGAAGGCGGGTATTTCATAAACACTGCGTCCATGGCTGGCCATGGCGCCGCTCCCGGAATGGCACCTTATAACGCAACCAAGTTCGCCGTTGTCGGTTATTCGGAAGCATTGAAGCAAGAACTGGCGCCAAGCAATATCGGTGTCAGTATACTGTGCCCGGCCTGGGTGAAAACGAATATCCACCGGAGCGCCTTGACCAAACCCACTGGCGGCGGAAGTGAGAGCGATCCACAATTTCAGGCGATGGCGGCGGTTATCGATGGCGGGATCGATCCCGCCGACGTTGCCGAATGGACGGCACAATGTGTTGAGGCGGATCGCCTCTACATCTTCACCCATCCCGAGTTCGCCGGCGGGATTGGCCAACGCTATGCAATGGTCAAGGCGGATTATGATGCTTGCGCAGAATTTCCGGCGTTTCAGAAGAAGGATGAGGTTTAA
- the bdcA gene encoding SDR family oxidoreductase, with protein MTDFTNKNILVMGGSRGIGEAIVKRFAKDGGDVTFTYAHSSDRAEQLAAETDSKAMQSDSAERDGVIETVKQLGALDVIVVNAGVLEMGDPLELDPDAIDRMIDINVRAPYHAFVEAGRQMNENGRMIVIGSTNADRMPFPGGAAYALSKSAMKGMVQGLARDFGERSITVNAIQPGPVDTEMNPADGPMKDMMHGFMAIKRHARADEIAGMAAYLAGEEAGIVTGASHTIDGGFGA; from the coding sequence ATGACAGATTTTACCAACAAGAATATCCTCGTAATGGGCGGTAGTCGCGGTATTGGCGAAGCCATAGTGAAGCGTTTTGCGAAAGACGGTGGCGATGTGACTTTCACCTATGCCCACTCATCTGATCGGGCCGAACAGCTTGCGGCGGAAACGGATAGCAAAGCTATGCAATCGGATAGTGCCGAGCGGGATGGCGTGATTGAAACGGTGAAACAATTAGGAGCGCTGGACGTCATCGTGGTCAATGCGGGTGTTCTGGAAATGGGTGATCCGTTGGAACTCGATCCCGATGCCATTGACCGGATGATCGATATCAATGTGCGCGCACCTTATCATGCCTTTGTCGAGGCAGGCCGGCAGATGAACGAAAATGGCCGGATGATCGTGATCGGTTCCACCAATGCAGACCGTATGCCCTTCCCTGGCGGAGCGGCCTATGCGCTGAGCAAATCAGCCATGAAGGGCATGGTGCAAGGGCTAGCCCGGGATTTCGGCGAACGCAGTATCACGGTAAATGCAATCCAGCCGGGGCCGGTTGATACCGAAATGAACCCAGCTGACGGCCCAATGAAAGATATGATGCATGGGTTCATGGCGATCAAACGGCATGCCCGTGCAGATGAAATCGCTGGGATGGCAGCTTATCTTGCCGGCGAGGAAGCGGGCATCGTCACAGGAGCGTCTCATACAATAGATGGCGGCTTCGGTGCCTAG